The following proteins come from a genomic window of Lolium rigidum isolate FL_2022 chromosome 5, APGP_CSIRO_Lrig_0.1, whole genome shotgun sequence:
- the LOC124655844 gene encoding B3 domain-containing protein Os06g0107800-like, whose protein sequence is MALTVAAERESSRGSEQEQGGGVKLARGGGEERTRRREHMFDKVVTPSDVGKLNRLVVPKHFAERHFLPQLLPAAGLAAARLAGAVLRFEDSRGGGRAWAFRFSYWSSSQSYVMTKGWSAFVRDRRLAAGDTVSFCRAGARLFIDCRRRRGIPPPAAPKPFVPFMGLVATAQRTTLDEARRQFVRLFGVDLEVAGADEPPVLLDLQLALMR, encoded by the coding sequence ATGGCGTTGACGGTGGCGGCCGAGAGGGAGAGCAGCAGGGGATCAGAGCAAGAGCAAGGAGGAGGAGTCAAgctggcgcgcggcggcggcgaggagaggacGAGGCGGCGGGAGCACATGTTCGACAAGGTGGTGACACCCAGCGACGTGGGGAAGCTGAACCGGCTGGTGGTGCCCAAGCACTTCGCCGAGCGGCACTTCCTCCCGCAGCTGCTCCCCGCCGCAGGCCTCGCGGCGGCGAGGCTCGCAGGCGCCGTGCTGCGGTTCGAGGACagccgcggcggcgggcgggcgtgGGCCTTCCGCTTCTCCTACTGGAGCAGCAGCCAGAGCTACGTCATGACGAAGGGGTGGAGCGCCTTCGTCCGTgaccgccgcctcgccgccggagacaccgtcTCCTTCTGCCGCGCCGGTGCGCGCCTCTTCATCGACTGCCGGCGGCGCCGCGGGATTCCACCGCCGGCcgccccaaaacccttcgtgccatttATGGGACTGGTCGCCACAGCGCAGAGGACAACGTTGGACGAGGCGCGCCGGCAGTTCGTGCGTTTGTTCGGCGTggacctcgaggtcgccggcgctgACGAGCCGCCGGTGTTGCTAGATCTGCAGCTAGCCCTGATGAGATGA
- the LOC124651755 gene encoding uncharacterized protein LOC124651755 encodes MSKKPYCPDLRLSTCQIKKVGIGGPLISLHTGIFFGMNFYDESGTTPFLPRKEILTVLMEGFDLLESSTLVGRPIKMDLSSKTLKRKRNQWPVSKPYWFLGGEDHPVDHLVGKVLM; translated from the exons ATGTCAAAAAAGCCTTATTGTCCAGACCTTCGTTTGTCCACATGTCAAATCAAGAAG GTTGGAATTGGAGGCCCCCTTATTAGTTTGCATACAGGCATTTTCTTTGGCATGAACTTTTATGATGAAAGTGGAACAACTCCTTTTCTGCCAAGGAAGGAGATTCTAACAGTTTTGATGGAGGGGTTTGATCTGTTAGAGAG TTCTACTTTGGTCGGTCGTCCCATAAAGATGGATTTGTCTTCCAAGACCCTAAAGAGAAAGAGAAACCA GTGGCCTGTGTCCAAGCCATATTGGTTTCTTGGTGGTGAAGATCATCCTGTAGACCATCTTGTTGGGAAAGTTCTCATGTAG